The Fibrobacter sp. UWT2 nucleotide sequence GTCCGAGTAAGGGTTGCGGCAAGAATTCTTCCATCAACTCGATTGGCACAGTTGAAAACGGTCAGAAGTTCCAGATCAACGTCGGCGGCAAGAATCGTATCTTCTTCCTCACCTTGCCGAAGAACTACGACAACTCCAAGCCGCACAAGGTTCTCATTGCAAACCACTGCATGGGCTCCAAGGCTGAAGACTTCGTGCACCATTCTCCGGACTATGACCATCCGACTCCGTACTATGGCCAGCAGAACCTGGACAAGAACGGCGACTACATCTTCGCCGCTCCGCAGGGTAATGACAACGGTACCTGGAACGGACAGGAAGACCACGATTTCGTCAACCAGATGATTACGACAATCCAGGACAACTACTGCGTCGACACCACCCGCGTGTTCGCAACGGGCTTCAGCTTCGGCGCCATGTTCACCAACTCTCTCGCCCAGCACATGCAGGACCGCCTCCGCGCTGTGGCTGTATACGCTACCGCCGACTACAACATTTGGCTCCCACAAAACACCGGTAAGCCGATTGCCTGGATGGGCGTGCACGGCAAGAACGACGGCGTCTGCAACTACGACCGCGCCAAGACTAGCGCTCTTCCGCGAATCCTGAAGAACAACGGTAAGGCCGGTGCAGACGGCAAGTTCACTGACGCAAGCTCCGAAAAGCCGACCGAAATTAACGGCAACACCGGACACGTCTGCTACGACTTCAAGACCGTCGACGAACGCTTCCCGGTCAAGTGGTGCAGCTGGCCGGGTGGAC carries:
- a CDS encoding carboxypeptidase regulatory-like domain-containing protein; its protein translation is MGKSFSKLLSAAMITALCGTASANLTGTVTSTDGNAIEGADVTLLKRNKSTTTDSQGKFSFDQLTRMIEASRSAGSFSLTNGVLNFSQNGSSPVQVKIFDLVGNQVFAQTLQGSGSMDLNSVIESQGTYLARVKLGSAQETIRFNARGNYSGSLKQDRKALFRLNNNMDTLRIVKEGFDTLKMYLANLDTNLTIKLSAVSSGGQNEETFAFGYALGNAPRPSKGCGKNSSINSIGTVENGQKFQINVGGKNRIFFLTLPKNYDNSKPHKVLIANHCMGSKAEDFVHHSPDYDHPTPYYGQQNLDKNGDYIFAAPQGNDNGTWNGQEDHDFVNQMITTIQDNYCVDTTRVFATGFSFGAMFTNSLAQHMQDRLRAVAVYATADYNIWLPQNTGKPIAWMGVHGKNDGVCNYDRAKTSALPRILKNNGKAGADGKFTDASSEKPTEINGNTGHVCYDFKTVDERFPVKWCSWPGGHQWTAHDNGSMSVGAGWQETWVPEEVHKFFEQF